The following are encoded together in the Salvelinus alpinus chromosome 29, SLU_Salpinus.1, whole genome shotgun sequence genome:
- the LOC139558642 gene encoding T-complex protein 1 subunit gamma-like, which translates to MWSFLLAGCPESSRPLSHTLSKMMGQQVLVLSQNMKRESGRKVQTGNISAAKTIADVIRTCLGPRAMMKMLLDPMGGIVMTNDGNAILREIQVQHPAAKSMIEISRTQDEEVGDGTTSVIILAGEMLSVSELFLEQQMHPTVVISAYRQALDDMLNLLKEISTPVDVSDRKMMLKIIHSAINTKALSRWSDMACSIALDAVKTVEMEENGRKEIDIKKYAKVEKVPGGIIEDSCVLKGVMVNKDVTHPRMRRMIKDPRIILLDCSLEYKKGESQTDIEITREEDFARILQMEEEYIQQICEDIIRLKPDLIFTEKGISDLAQHYLMKANITAIRRVRKTDNNRIARACGARIASRTDELREEDVGLGAGLFEIKKIGDEYFTFVTECKDPKACTILLRGASKEILAEVERNLQDAMQVTRNVLLEPSLLPGGGATEMAVSQQLMERSKALTGVEQWPYRALAQALEVIPRTLIQNCGASTIRVLTSLRAKHTQEDSVSWGVNGETGTLADMTVLGIWEPLAVKAQTYKTAVETAILLLRIDDIVSGHKKKGDEQTGGGQGAE; encoded by the exons ATGTGGAGTTTTTTACTCGCCGGCTGCCCAGAAAGTTCCAGACCGTTGTCCCACACGCTGTCAAAAATGATGGGCCAACAGGTTCTCGTGCTGA GCCAGAATATGAAGAGGGAGTCTGGACGGAAGGTTCAGACAGGAAATATCAGTGCAGCCAAG ACGATCGCAGACGTCATCAGAACATGCCTGGGACCAAGGGCCATGATGAAG ATGCTGTTGGACCCCATGGGTGGGATTGTGATGACCAACGATGGTAACGCTATCCTGAGAGAG ATCCAGGTCCAGCACCCGGCTGCCAAGTCCATGATTGAGATAAGTCGCACTCAGGACGAGGAGGTGGGAGACGGCACCACCTCTGTCATCATCCTGG CGGGTGAGATGCTGTCCGTGTCAGAGCTGTTCCTGGAGCAACAGATGCACCCGACAGTTGTCATCAGCGCCTACAGACAAGCTCTGGATGATATGCTCAACCTTCTCAAAGAAATCAG caCCCCAGTGGACGTGAGCGACAGGAAGATGATGCTGAAGATCATCCACTCTGCAATCAACACCAAGGCACTGAGCCGCTGGTCTGACATGGCCTGCAGCATCGCACTGGACGCCGTCAAaactgtggagatggaggagaacgGACGCAAGGAGATCGACATCAAGAAGTATGCCAAAGTAGAAAAG gtTCCCGGTGGGATCATCGAGGACTCGTGCGTGCTGAAAGGTGTGATGGTAAACAAGGACGTGACCCACCCGCGCATGCGCAGAATGATCAAGGATCCCCGCATTATCCTGTTGGACTGCTCCCTGGAGTACAAGAAGGGAGAAAGCCAG ACTGATATTGAGATCACTCGTGAGGAGGACTTTGCCCGCATCCTGCAGATGGAGGAGGAGTACATCCAGCAGATCTGTGAAGACATCATCCGCCTCAAGCCTGACCTCATCTTCACAGAGAAGGGCATCTCAg ACTTGGCTCAGCACTACCTGATGAAGGCTAACATCACGGCTATTCGCCGTGTCAGAAAGACAGACAACAACAGGATCGCCAG AGCGTGTGGCGCACGTATTGCCAGCCGTACGGATGAGCTGCGCGAGGAGGACGTGGGCCTGGGGGCGGGCCTGTTTGAGATCAAGAAGATTGGAGACGAGTACTTCACCTTCGTCACAGAGTGCAAAGACCCCAAAGCCTGCACCATCCTGCTGAGAGGAGCCAGCAAGGAAATCCTGGCG GAGGTGGAGCGTAATCTGCAGGATGCCATGCAGGTGACCCGCAACGTTCTGCTGGAgcccagcctgctgcctggcgGCGGCGCCACCGAGATGGCCGTGTCTCAGCAGCTGATGGAGCGATCCAAGGCCCTCACTGGTGTGGAGCAATGGCCCTACCGCGCCCTTGCCCAGGCCCTGGAAGTCATCCCCCGCACCCTCATCCAGAACTGTGGCGCCTCCACCATCCGTGTGCTCACCTCCCTCAGG GCCAAGCACACCCAGGAGGACAGTGTATCGTGGGGGGTGAACGGAGAGACTGGCACCCTGGCTGACATGACCGTCCTGGGCATCTGGGAACCGCTGGCCGTCAAGGCTCAAACCTACAAGACCGCAGTAGAG ACTGCCATCTTGTTGCTGCGGATCGACGACATTGTCTCCGGACACAAGAAGAAGGGAGACGAGCagacaggaggaggacagggtgCTGAGTAG
- the LOC139558644 gene encoding glycosylated lysosomal membrane protein isoform X1 has product MAADIMYTIHFYVLFVLLTVRCSSSFIGNGENYRRNLSLELNPGLNSSLTPLPPGVGLLHVRALGKNNTLHYLLCSQGAPALLLVHTNSTSSKVKVDWPAFLVQNTTGSLKLTPESSVLYSNALVFTRLWEYDDVNDTAVPEHLPPSSFFQPYELQNFTWDDLNKTLDPMTYTALLCGRGASESFSNGSLCLKFSAFDVEGRDQGWPSLLHNANSSQLRVVLDGVVPRSNRSRFSLELQVVGSTQAMSRVDVLQSIDDEYTPSIFKVSQWVSSPVNSTSPVLGYAQWKPVAYRRPSPLFEDATPCRHSTPVPVAQLPPSGLVLAYFGGEHQTTGLNMTFSITGDPFYNTTNYLSWTVLVGLGSPPVDSFSPLVLVIMAVGLGTPMLIILLGGVCVCVRKNKPQPQVYEPIN; this is encoded by the exons ATGGCGGCGGATATTATGTACACAATTCACTTTTATGTTTTATTTGTGCTTTTAACTGTTCGATGTTCTTCTAGTTTTATCGGCAATGGTGAGAACTACCGACGGAAT tTATCCCTGGAGCTTAACCCTGGTCTAAACTCCTCGCTGACGCCGCTACCCCCTGGTGTTGGCTTGCTCCATGTGCGGGCGCTGGGCAAGAACAACACACTGCACTACCTCCTCTGTAGCCAGGGGGCGCCAGCATTACTACTGGTGCACACAAACTCCACTTCATCCAAAGTGAAGGTAGACTGGCCTGCCTTCTTGGTACAAAATACCACAGGCAGCCTGAAATTGACTCCGGAGAGCAGTGTTCTGTACAGCAATGCACTCGTCTTTACCAGG CTGTGGGAGTACGACGATGTCAACGACACAGCCGTCCCTGAGCACCTACCCCCCTCCAGCTTCTTCCAGCCCTACGAGCTGCAGAACTTCACCTGGGATGACCTGAACAAGACACTTGACCCCATGACCTACACCGCCCTGCTCTGTGGAAGAGGCGCCAGCGAGAGCTTCAGCAACGGTTCGCTCTGTCTGAAG TTCTCAGCCTTTGATGTTGAGGGGCGGGACCAAGGCTGGCCCAGCCTCCTACACAACGCAAACTCCTCCCAGCTGAGGGTGGTGCTGGACGGCGTGGTTCCGAGGTCCAATCGCTCCCGCTTCTCCCTAGAGCTACAGGTTGTGGGCAGCACCCAGGCCATGAGCAGAGTGGATGTGCTCCAGTCAATAGATGACGAATACACACCCTCCATATTCAAG GTATCTCAGTGGGTGTCCTCTCCAGTCAACTCCACCTCCCCTGTTCTTGGCTACGCCCAATGGAAGCCTGTGGCCTACCGCAGGCCATCGCCTCTCTTTGAAGACGCCACTCCTTGCCGCCACTCAACCCCTGTCCCTGTAGCCCAGCTTCCCCCCTCCGGCCTGGTGCTGGCTTATTTTGGAGGGGAGCACCAGACCACCGGTCTCAACATGACCTTCAGTATCACTGGAGACCCATTCTACAACACTACCAACTACCTCAGCTG GACTGTGTTGGTGGGGCTGGGCTCTCCTCCTGTGGACTCGTTCTCTCCCCTGGTTCTGGTCATCATGGCGGTGGGGCTGGGCACTCCCATGCTGATCATCCTGCTtggcggggtgtgtgtgtgtgtccgcaagAACAAGCCCCAACCACAGGTCTATGAGCCAATCAACTGA
- the LOC139558644 gene encoding glycosylated lysosomal membrane protein isoform X2: protein MLSLELNPGLNSSLTPLPPGVGLLHVRALGKNNTLHYLLCSQGAPALLLVHTNSTSSKVKVDWPAFLVQNTTGSLKLTPESSVLYSNALVFTRLWEYDDVNDTAVPEHLPPSSFFQPYELQNFTWDDLNKTLDPMTYTALLCGRGASESFSNGSLCLKFSAFDVEGRDQGWPSLLHNANSSQLRVVLDGVVPRSNRSRFSLELQVVGSTQAMSRVDVLQSIDDEYTPSIFKVSQWVSSPVNSTSPVLGYAQWKPVAYRRPSPLFEDATPCRHSTPVPVAQLPPSGLVLAYFGGEHQTTGLNMTFSITGDPFYNTTNYLSWTVLVGLGSPPVDSFSPLVLVIMAVGLGTPMLIILLGGVCVCVRKNKPQPQVYEPIN, encoded by the exons ATG tTATCCCTGGAGCTTAACCCTGGTCTAAACTCCTCGCTGACGCCGCTACCCCCTGGTGTTGGCTTGCTCCATGTGCGGGCGCTGGGCAAGAACAACACACTGCACTACCTCCTCTGTAGCCAGGGGGCGCCAGCATTACTACTGGTGCACACAAACTCCACTTCATCCAAAGTGAAGGTAGACTGGCCTGCCTTCTTGGTACAAAATACCACAGGCAGCCTGAAATTGACTCCGGAGAGCAGTGTTCTGTACAGCAATGCACTCGTCTTTACCAGG CTGTGGGAGTACGACGATGTCAACGACACAGCCGTCCCTGAGCACCTACCCCCCTCCAGCTTCTTCCAGCCCTACGAGCTGCAGAACTTCACCTGGGATGACCTGAACAAGACACTTGACCCCATGACCTACACCGCCCTGCTCTGTGGAAGAGGCGCCAGCGAGAGCTTCAGCAACGGTTCGCTCTGTCTGAAG TTCTCAGCCTTTGATGTTGAGGGGCGGGACCAAGGCTGGCCCAGCCTCCTACACAACGCAAACTCCTCCCAGCTGAGGGTGGTGCTGGACGGCGTGGTTCCGAGGTCCAATCGCTCCCGCTTCTCCCTAGAGCTACAGGTTGTGGGCAGCACCCAGGCCATGAGCAGAGTGGATGTGCTCCAGTCAATAGATGACGAATACACACCCTCCATATTCAAG GTATCTCAGTGGGTGTCCTCTCCAGTCAACTCCACCTCCCCTGTTCTTGGCTACGCCCAATGGAAGCCTGTGGCCTACCGCAGGCCATCGCCTCTCTTTGAAGACGCCACTCCTTGCCGCCACTCAACCCCTGTCCCTGTAGCCCAGCTTCCCCCCTCCGGCCTGGTGCTGGCTTATTTTGGAGGGGAGCACCAGACCACCGGTCTCAACATGACCTTCAGTATCACTGGAGACCCATTCTACAACACTACCAACTACCTCAGCTG GACTGTGTTGGTGGGGCTGGGCTCTCCTCCTGTGGACTCGTTCTCTCCCCTGGTTCTGGTCATCATGGCGGTGGGGCTGGGCACTCCCATGCTGATCATCCTGCTtggcggggtgtgtgtgtgtgtccgcaagAACAAGCCCCAACCACAGGTCTATGAGCCAATCAACTGA